Part of the Salmo salar chromosome ssa10, Ssal_v3.1, whole genome shotgun sequence genome is shown below.
aatgtatttggctaaggtgtatgtaaactttcgacttcaactgtatgtgatttgataacagaggtgtgtgtgtgtttacctgcgaACAGATGGCCGCAGTGCTTCCTCATCTTGAGGGCCTGTGCGTAGAGGCGTCTGGAGCTCTTGTTGGAGTTGGGGCACATCCTCTGCCTCATGGCCTTGACGTCCTTCCTACTGTGTGGGTCCAGGAACAGCACCATGGGGTGGTACTGGATGTAGTTCAGACGCTCCACTGCAGTAGGAGTAATGTCCAGCAGAGGGTGCTTGTTCTGGACACAGAGGCGTGACGAAACATACAATTAGGCATTGTTCTTCAGTTGCGAGGTGCAAAAATGGAGGAATTCAGATATTACGTTATTGTTTTAGCAATACCCACAGAGTTTTTAATCTACGGTGTgcgacatggttcaatgtgccaataAACCAGCACAATctacttgttttttttctctccatttgtCGCCGTCTTGGAGCTAGAGTTAACTTCTAATGCAGATACAAAAAAAGAGTAATGGAGAGCACAGTATAATACGGCGAACTTAGAAAATGAAACATTTGTGGTAAGTACATGGGAGCTGTCATCTTTATGCATGTCCGCCATTCTGGTCCTGGATAGACATACATAGACATATGCTTGTTTGTATGTCTCACACCACAACAGGTCACATCATCCCAGTTTGTTTCATCACCTTCTCTGCAATCCTTCggactgtgtccagcttgatgaCCGTGGAAGCGGTGTCTGCTCCGCTACTACGAGGAACCATCTCTGCCACCTCATATTCATCAGGCATCTCTCTGGCCAGTTTCTCCATGGCCACATCATTCAAAGGACCCAAGATGACGATTGGCCGTTTGAAATTAGCTGGAGATAAACATGGGTCCACGTACATGCGTTGATTCACAATACAAAATGTTTAGTACACAAACTTGTTTAAAAGTGTTTGACTATTATGTAATATAACCTTCTCTGAGCAGAACTCTCTCGTACGCTGGGAATTTGCCCTGGATAGTGAGTTGGAGCAGGTCATCACGGGTCCGGCGTACGTTCTTCTTAGCTCCTCTGAGCCCCCGTAGTTTCCAGAACTCTGCCCTGGGCCCTGAGACCTGGcgatcccctcctcctccactggcCCTCTGAGCCTGCTCTATACTGGCCAGTGTCTCAGCCCTGGGTGAGAGAGAACGATTGTAGAATTACTGCTACCCTAATGACAGTATGAGGCTGCGTTTACATAGGCAgctcaattctgatctttttttctttgaccaatcagatcagccgTTTGCCAATAATTGGGTAAAATTTCAGAATTGGGCTGACTGTGTAAATGCAGCATAAGTATACAAATTGGAAATATGTTGCCATCAGATGTCATCCTTTTTAACCTAATGTATCATCTTTTTACGTTTGTCCTTTTACATCCAAATTCAAGCAATCATATAATCAATAACTCACTCATTCTAGTCTCAACTCACCCGGCCTGGTTGGGGATGGTGCCCTTGTCCAGCTCGTGCAGGTCGTTGCCCATGCGTATAGCCAGCCACTTCCCCAGCTTGCCCCTGTGCATGGTGTCCACCACCCTGAACACCTCTCCCCTGGTGAAGGCTAAGCTGTTGTGGCCCTCTGCCTCGTTGTCAAAGTGGGTCCGGATGTAGAACGAGTCCCCCAAGTTGGACTTCAGTATCTTCTTGTATACTGACAAGAGAGGAAGAATAATTTAGGAATAATTTAATCATTTGTATGTACCTTATTTGTTACTGGGTAGAGTTATTACAGAGTAATTGTCATACGGGCAAGTCCTCTGAAATCAACCGCAATTCTTCCCCCCTGCACCTGCTTCAGCCTCTAAGGACGTTATACTCACTGTCCATCTTGTTCTGAGTACGGATGTCCACCGGCTCCCCTCTCTTTATGTTGATCAGGAACATAGCAGCTTCCTCACGGTTGAAATGACCAAAGTCCACCCCATTTACCTACAACAAGACCATAGCCCATAAGTGGGTGGGAGATGTGTTGCATATacttgtactgtagatagtgaccACTGAAGTGCTGATTTACACTAACACTTGTCCCAGAGAGCTAGTGTGCACAGGCTTTTGCTTCAGCACGGCATAGAAAAAAACTGAATTAACTAATAAAGATCTTAATTGAATCagatgtgttagtgctgggcaggaacaaaagcctgcacaccatgTACCGGTGGTGACCGCTACAGTGAGTCTCACCTGCATGATCTGGTCCCCCTCCTTCATGCCTTGCTCATGGGCAGGACTGTTGGGCTGAACCCCCCCAACGAAGATGCCCACGTCATTACCCCCCACCAGCCTCAGGCCTACGCTGCCCTCCTTCACAAACGACACTGTGTTCAGATCGGAGCTGTATCTGAGAGAAGGTAGTACAGATCAAAAGGAGTATTTATGAAAAGGAGCATTGTCCAGTCATATTCAATAGACTACAGGATACCGAACAAATAAATCACTTATGGTGGTCTGCATTGCGAATGGGTTGTACATTTTTTACAAGGCTATACTGTATGGGTATAAATAAATTAACTTACCCAAAGTTAGGTGTGGGGATAGAGTCTGGGGGTAAGGAGTAGATGGGTTCCTCTGTCTTGGCTGAAATGGAAATAACAATTTAGACCTTCCTTCCATCCACAGAGTTACTAATACATTATAAAGAGGACATTGGAGAGCTGATATAAGAGAGTTGGTACTTACAGTAGGCTGGAGGGTTGCTCTTCACTGATATCCCATAGCGGACAGTTCCATTGGCTTTGCGTGGAATACTACAAAAGAGAAGAGATACCATTCACTGACATTTCCACAATAAGTGAGTTAGAGGTCAGAGAAGGTggaagtgtacacacacacacttgtgatcAGATTGACTTGAATAGTGACATGACTTGTCACAGAGGACGTGTCTTGGAGGTGTGCATTCCTTTTGTTTATGGTGGTTTATTAAACTGTCCGTTCTTTACCTGGTTGTCTATAGTGGTTTCTAGAAGATACTGTAAACTGGTGTTTTACCTGTGGTTGCTCTCCACATCAGTACTCCCAGACCTCCGAGGGGGTGAAGGTGCACGGTCTGACTCAGAGGAATCTGAAGAGAGCAAAAACACAGAGGATGAGGATACAGACTTCCAACCCCAAGTTCCATCTTACTAGACAGTGCCCATCTTTCATAGGAGGGACACTGACCTGAGACTGGTCTGGAGGGGGTCATGCCTCGTTGAGGGGGGTCCTGTCTCACTACTGGAGCTGGAGAAGACTGCATCTCAGGCAGAgctctggaagagagagaggagagcaatcATACTCAATACAATGCCCTTATCGTGTCAACTACTATAGAAATCCTATAGTTAAATACTAGCTAATTGGACTGAAAGGGGTTATCAAGAGTGTGACGTTGACCGACTTCAAACAGTGTGTGATCTTAGCATGCAGAACTATGTATGTTAAATGTGTCAATGTTGATTCAGTTCCTTGTCCAAATAGACCAACCAGTCTAGCATCCTGGATTTATCCTCCGAACATATTATGTTCTGAAGCACTCAGCTATTGAAACAGTTTTTAATCAACATGTATGTGTACCAACGTCTTTAACTTGCCATTTTGCACTCAACTAAGTTTACGAATCGCAGAATTATCTTGGCCAGTTTCATCTCCTGTTAACGGGGTGGTGTGTTCGTCTGTCAGCATTACCTGTAACTGTTCTTGGATCGCCGGGAACTGGAGCCTCCACTGTCTGCAAATTCTTGTCGAGGTACAGATGCATAACTTGCCTCTGACTctgatcctgagcgctctggggaCATGgccagacacacatacagtaccagtcaaaggtttggacacacctactcattcaagggtttttctttatttttactattttctacattgtagaataatagtgaagacatcaaaactatgaaataacacatatagaaccattcaaagtagccaccctttgccttgatgacagctttgcacactcttggcattctctcaaccagcttcatgaggtagtcacctggaatgcatttcaattaagaggtgtgccatgttaaaagttaatttgtggaatttctttcattcttaatgcgtttgagccaatcagttatgttgtgacaagacagtggtggtatacagaagatagccctatatggtaaaatatcaagtccatattatgacaagaacagctcaaataagcaaagagaaacagtccatcattactttaagacatgaaggtcagtcaatacggaaaatgtcaagaacttttcaagtttcttcaagtgcagtcgcaaaaaccatcaagcgctatgaggaccaccacaggaaaggaagacctagagttacctctgctgcagaggataagttcattagagtcaactacacctcagattgcagcccaaataaatgcttcacagagtttaagtaacaaacatctcaacatcaactgttcagagaacactgcatgaaatcaggccttcgtggtcgaattgctgcaaagaaaccactattaaaaggacaccaataataagaagagacttgcttggaccaagaaacacaagacatggacatcagaccggtggtaatctgtcctttggtctgatgagtccaaatttgagatttttggttgcaaccgccgtctttgtgagacgcagagtaggtgaacggatgatctctgcatgtatggttcccaccgtgaagcatggaggaggaggtgtgatggtgtgggggtgctttgctggtgacactgtgtgatttatttagaattcaaggcacacttaaccagcatggttaccacagcattctgcagcgatatgccatcccatctggtttgcacttagtggacctatcatttgtttttcaacaagacaatgacccaaaacacacctccaggctgtgtaaggacaaTTTGActaaggaggagagtgatggagtgctgcatcaaatgacctggcctctacaatcacccaaccttttatttaactaggcaagtcagttaagaacaaattcttatttacaatgacggcctaccccagctaaACCCTAacccgacgctgggccaattgtgcgccaccctatgggactcccaatcatggccggttgtgataaagcctggaatcgaaccagggtctgtagtgacacctctagcactaaaatgcagtgccatagactgctgcgccacttgagatggtttgggatgagttggactgcagagtgaaggaaaagcagccaacaagggctcagcatatgtgggaactccttcaagactgttggaaaagcattcctcatgaagctggttgcgagaatgccaagagtgtgcaaagctgtcatcaaggcaaagggtggctactttgaagaaccttaaatataaaatatattttgatccgtttaacacttttttggttactacaggattccatatgcgttatttcatagttttgatgtcttcactattatactacaatgtagaaaatagtacaaataaagtaaaacccttgaataaatcgatgtccaaacttttgatttgtACTgtaggtaaacaaaaacaaaatcataaacataCCAAACATGAGCAATAATATAGGCATAAGTTACACGAAAGTAATTGTCAATATGCACACAGCGCACCTTTAGCATGGTTGCTCATTGTGACACTGGGGGCCTTCCACTTGGGGGGCTCCACTTGGGGCTCCACAGCTACTAAAGGAGTGGCTCTGGAATAGAAGAGGGAGTTGGgagtgagggaggaggaagacaatATATTCACCTCAGGACATCTGGGGGAGCTGTCTCACATTGCAAGACCCTACTGGCTGATCACAGTTGGTAATTAAGAATTACAAGGATCATTGTTGCTTTAAATGGGACAATTGCATTTTACTTGTTATCCATGCCGTGGATGCTAACCCTAACTCATCCATGTATAGTTCCAAATGCATTTGAGATCCTTTTCGAATTAGACCAATATAATGCTCATTCATTATCAGGCATTCTATGTTATCTTTATCATGCTGCTGATTACTTTGTAAGGGCCAGATTCAGCCACATATACAGTAGAGGGATGTGCTTAGTGAAAGTCGCTTTTATTTTATTGGCAAACAAAACCTCACAGTCTTGAGAGTTCTGATTAAAAACAGACAACCTCTCTTTCAAAActctggtaaaagaccaagtccatattatagcaagaacagctcaaataagcaaagagaaatgacagtccattactttaagacatgaaggtcagtcaataatgaatgagtagttgtgtccaaacttttgactggtactttacgtTCTACGTGaaggcctggtatggcaactgctcggcctccgaccgcaaggcactacagagggtagtgcgtacggcccagtacatcagtgAGGCCAAGCTTCGTGCCATCaatgacctctataccaggcggtgtcagaggaaggccctaaaaattgtcagactccaaccaccctagtcatatactgttctctctgttaccgcacggcaagcggtaccggaccaccaagtctaggtcctaaaggcttctacccccaaaccataagactccttcatgtaatagtacctgcaaaacaccagtctcaacatcaacagtgaagaggcgactccgggatgctggccttctaggcagagttgcaaagaaaaagccatatctcagactggccaataaaaataaaagattaagatgggcaaaagaacagacactggacagaggaactctgcctagaaggccagcatcctggagtcgcctcttcactgttgacgttgagacgagTGTTTGACGGGTACCATTTAATGAAgcagccagttgaggacttgtggtgtgtctgtttctcaaaccagaCACTAATGtagttgtcctcttgctcagttgcgcaccggggcctcccactcctctttccattctggttagagccagtttgcgctgttctgtcaagggagtagtacacagcgttgtacgagatcttgagTTTCTATGCAATttatcgcatggaatagccttcatttctcagaacaagaacagactgacgagttccagaagaaagttatttgtttctggccattttgagcctgtaattgaacccacaaatgctgacgctccagatacgaaactagtctaaagaaggccagttttattgcttctttaaatcagcacaacagttttcagctgtgctaacataattgcaaaagggtttcctaatgatcaattagGCTTAACTTGGATTACACAAGCTAACAACACAACGTGccaatggaacacaggagtgatagttgctgataatgggcctctgtacgcctatgtagatattccataaaaaaaaataagctgccgtttccagctacaatagtcatttacaacattaacaatgtctacactgtttttctgatcaatttgatgttattttaatggaccaaaaatgagcttttctttcaaaaacaaggacatttctaagtgaccccaaattttttaacggtagtgtacacattacctcgactaaccggtgcccccgcacattgactctgtaccggtaccccctgtatatagcctcgctactgttattttactgctgctctttaactatgttatttttatattttttacttaacagttatttttcttaaaactgcattgttggttaagggcttgtaagtaagcatttcacggtaaggtctacacctgttgtattcggcgcatgtgacaaattaaatttgatttgatttgagttagcacaagttaggggttaggcctcatCTGTACCTGTATCTGCTCCGGGAGTCCTGCCTGTGGGTGGTGCCCTGTCTCTGGGGGGGCCCGGAGCTGCTGTCCGACTCAGTCTCAGAGTCTGGGGAGAGAGCAGGGGTAATGCTCCAATTATGTGGCCCTTTCTACCCCCTTTGAATGTACTTATAATGTTATGTCAAGGTGTTCCTGTTGTGGAAGTTGAGGCAAGGGGTGTAGCGTTACTGACCTGGAGGTGGGGctttgacaggagaggagacacgtCGGGGGGGATCCTGACGAATGGAGATGGGGGAGGCGCTCAGTGTTCCAGGGTGGGGCAGGTCAGGGAGCACTTTGTATCTGGAGTGGTCCTCTGTGACTCGGGAACTCTCTCCTCTTCTGGGGGGTGGCGAGGCACTGCGGTCCGAGTCCGACTCTGACACCactgcacagagagagaaacagggaaggagagagagagagaacatgttattatcatcattatcaaCTCATCGAGAATGTGTCATTTGATGAGATTTCCCTATAGTCCGTTGTGCGTTTACCTTTACGAGTTCGCAAGGCGGAGGAGGGACGGGAAGGACGTGGGGCGGCCCAGTCGAGGACGGCAGGTGAGGCTTTGGGGTTGGGGAGCATGGACAGCCCTGAAAGAGTTCTACAgcaagaaagaaacacacctcaatgaaacacacaaacacagatctCAAAATATCTAAACAACAGTGTCTGGTTTGAGGTTGAACCCACCTGTATTTGTCAGCTATGTCTGGGCTTTCCTTCCTGACAAGAGGGGGTGAGGCACTGCGGTCAGACTCGGACTCTGAGGGGGCtggagaaaaacaacacacagTTCAGGTCAAGCGCGACAGGGTACAGATTACACACGAGTGGGATGGGCCAATGTTCATGAAGGAGTTGAGACCCTCGTCTCTGGACTGACCTCGGCGAGAGGGATAGGCTTTAGCAGCAGGCCGGGACAGTGTCGAATGCACTGGGGATTGGTCACGAGACTTAGCTACTAGAGGTTGCTCAGCTCTTCTgcaacagaacagagagagaaagcctcatcatacacacagttgaagtcagaagtctaagacaaaaaggcttctcaacagtttttacccccaagccataagactcctgaacaggtaatcaaatggctacccggactatttgcattgtgtcccacccaccacccgccaacccttcttttacgctactgctactctgttcatcatatatgcatagtcactttaaccatatctacatgtacatactacctcaatcagcccgactaaccggtgtctgtatgtagcctcgctactgtatatagcctgtctttttactgttgtgttatttatttacctacccattgttcacctaataccttttttttgcactattggttagagcctgtaagtaagcatttcactgtaaggtctacacctgttgtattcagcgcacgtgacaaataaactttgatttgagaagtttacatataccttagccaaatacatttaaaaactcagtttcacaatttctgacatttaatcctagtaaaaattccctgtactaggtcagttaggatcaccactttattttaagaatgtgaaatagtagagagaatgatttatttcagcttttatttctttcatcacattcccagtgtgtcagaagtttacatacactcaattagtatttggtagcatttcctttaaattgtttaacttgggtaaaatgtttcaggtagccttccacaagcttcccacaataagttgggtgaattttggcccattcctcctgacagagctggtctaactgagtcaggtttgtaggcctccttgctcgcacacactttttcagttctgcccacagatgttataggattgaggtcagggcattgggatggccactccaataccttgactttgttgtccttaagccattttgccacaactttggaagtatgcttggggtcattgtacatttggaagacccatttgcaaccaagctataacttctttgggatagggggcagtattttcacggacggataaaaaacataccgatttaatctggttactactcttgctcagaaatgagaatatgcatgtaattagtagatttggatagaaaacactaacgtttctaaaactgttttaatggtgtctgtgagtataacagaactcatatggcaggccaaaacttgagaagattccatacaggaagtgccctgtctgacaatttgttgtccttctgttgcatctctatcgaaaatacagcatctgtgctgtaaggTGACatttaaggcttccattggctccctaaagccgccagaaagtggaatggggtgtctgctgtctctggg
Proteins encoded:
- the LOC106613722 gene encoding tight junction protein ZO-3 isoform X2 is translated as MEVRFREEVKPEMEELMIWEQHTITLSKDSKMGFGFAISGGRDKPNPDSGGTAVMVSDVVRNGPAMGRLFVRDQIVMVNGVSMENVYSTFTIQNLKSCGKTANITVKRPRKVQLPASTRPSRAASHSNLLDQDPPRRIRRYSDGSDQARNPDHYSARSTTSDRNGTAHALPLMSGYKRLPHQDFLDKPIKTTLLKKKLTDEYGLKLGSQIFIKHMTETGLAAKEGTLQEGDLILKINGMTTENLSLLETKHLVEKSRGKLTMMVLRDDRKFLVSIPEVDDSDPNSEEDRRGNSSSELEDISDLDTDIPTPRNRVSRSATRERRTRRRAEQPLVAKSRDQSPVHSTLSRPAAKAYPSRRAPSESESDRSASPPLVRKESPDIADKYRTLSGLSMLPNPKASPAVLDWAAPRPSRPSSALRTRKVVSESDSDRSASPPPRRGESSRVTEDHSRYKVLPDLPHPGTLSASPISIRQDPPRRVSSPVKAPPPDSETESDSSSGPPQRQGTTHRQDSRSRYRATPLVAVEPQVEPPKWKAPSVTMSNHAKERSGSESEASYASVPRQEFADSGGSSSRRSKNSYRALPEMQSSPAPVVRQDPPQRGMTPSRPVSDSSESDRAPSPPRRSGSTDVESNHSIPRKANGTVRYGISVKSNPPAYSKTEEPIYSLPPDSIPTPNFGYSSDLNTVSFVKEGSVGLRLVGGNDVGIFVGGVQPNSPAHEQGMKEGDQIMQVNGVDFGHFNREEAAMFLINIKRGEPVDIRTQNKMDIYKKILKSNLGDSFYIRTHFDNEAEGHNSLAFTRGEVFRVVDTMHRGKLGKWLAIRMGNDLHELDKGTIPNQAGAETLASIEQAQRASGGGGDRQVSGPRAEFWKLRGLRGAKKNVRRTRDDLLQLTIQGKFPAYERVLLREANFKRPIVILGPLNDVAMEKLAREMPDEYEVAEMVPRSSGADTASTVIKLDTVRRIAEKNKHPLLDITPTAVERLNYIQYHPMVLFLDPHSRKDVKAMRQRMCPNSNKSSRRLYAQALKMRKHCGHLFAARIALQPSSNVWYETLKDKIRHQQAKPVWVSEVTLEGGGEEELDALDRTHSDYLSAASDLEDTDGEAFTDGEVYTDNEDLEEPFDSSNQPRMSRPNALARSSEPAAEYHSPDPSPEPLGEVPPLMHVPEPRSTRRPSDSSPHDVVTDDTPSYHSFSDSDFSAIDPAVPTTQSDEHPDFIAPDPRIFVPEPPSAELLPESPPSITMSVIEKKLQQAHMAEPQERKASPSFIVLAHHQAVQTRRTQIQGSDSSDDNNETEDFEWGPATEL
- the LOC106613722 gene encoding tight junction protein ZO-3 isoform X4, translated to MEELMIWEQHTITLSKDSKMGFGFAISGGRDKPNPDSGGTAVMVSDVVRNGPAMGRLFVRDQIVMVNGVSMENVYSTFTIQNLKSCGKTANITVKRPRKVQLPASTRPSRAASHSNLLDQDPPRRIRRYSDGSDQARNPDHYSARSTTSDRNGTAHALPLMSGYKRLPHQDFLDKPIKTTLLKKKLTDEYGLKLGSQIFIKHMTETGLAAKEGTLQEGDLILKINGMTTENLSLLETKHLVEKSRGKLTMMVLRDDRKFLVSIPEVDDSDPNSEEDRRGNSSSELEDISDLDTDIPTPRNRVSRSATRERRTRRRAEQPLVAKSRDQSPVHSTLSRPAAKAYPSRRAPSESESDRSASPPLVRKESPDIADKYRTLSGLSMLPNPKASPAVLDWAAPRPSRPSSALRTRKVVSESDSDRSASPPPRRGESSRVTEDHSRYKVLPDLPHPGTLSASPISIRQDPPRRVSSPVKAPPPDSETESDSSSGPPQRQGTTHRQDSRSRYRATPLVAVEPQVEPPKWKAPSVTMSNHAKERSGSESEASYASVPRQEFADSGGSSSRRSKNSYRALPEMQSSPAPVVRQDPPQRGMTPSRPVSDSSESDRAPSPPRRSGSTDVESNHSIPRKANGTVRYGISVKSNPPAYSKTEEPIYSLPPDSIPTPNFGYSSDLNTVSFVKEGSVGLRLVGGNDVGIFVGGVQPNSPAHEQGMKEGDQIMQVNGVDFGHFNREEAAMFLINIKRGEPVDIRTQNKMDIYKKILKSNLGDSFYIRTHFDNEAEGHNSLAFTRGEVFRVVDTMHRGKLGKWLAIRMGNDLHELDKGTIPNQAGAETLASIEQAQRASGGGGDRQVSGPRAEFWKLRGLRGAKKNVRRTRDDLLQLTIQGKFPAYERVLLREANFKRPIVILGPLNDVAMEKLAREMPDEYEVAEMVPRSSGADTASTVIKLDTVRRIAEKNKHPLLDITPTAVERLNYIQYHPMVLFLDPHSRKDVKAMRQRMCPNSNKSSRRLYAQALKMRKHCGHLFAARIALQPSSNVWYETLKDKIRHQQAKPVWVSEVTLEGGGEEELDALDRTHSDYLSAASDLEDTDGEAFTDGEVYTDNEDLEEPFDSSNQPRMSRPNALARSSEPAAEYHSPDPSPEPLGEVPPLMHVPEPRSTRRPSDSSPHDVVTDDTPSYHSFSDSDFSAIDPAVPTTQSDEHPDFIAPDPRIFVPEPPSAELLPESPPSITMSVIEKKLQQAHMAEPQERKASPSFIVLAHHQAVQTRRTQIQGSDSSDDNNETEDFEWGPATEL
- the LOC106613722 gene encoding tight junction protein ZO-3 isoform X3 — its product is MNLKQALKQKPEMEELMIWEQHTITLSKDSKMGFGFAISGGRDKPNPDSGGTAVMVSDVVRNGPAMGRLFVRDQIVMVNGVSMENVYSTFTIQNLKSCGKTANITVKRPRKVQLPASTRPSRAASHSNLLDQDPPRRIRRYSDGSDQARNPDHYSARSTTSDRNGTAHALPLMSGYKRLPHQDFLDKPIKTTLLKKKLTDEYGLKLGSQIFIKHMTETGLAAKEGTLQEGDLILKINGMTTENLSLLETKHLVEKSRGKLTMMVLRDDRKFLVSIPEVDDSDPNSEEDRRGNSSSELEDISDLDTDIPTPRNRVSRSATRERRTRRRAEQPLVAKSRDQSPVHSTLSRPAAKAYPSRRAPSESESDRSASPPLVRKESPDIADKYRTLSGLSMLPNPKASPAVLDWAAPRPSRPSSALRTRKVVSESDSDRSASPPPRRGESSRVTEDHSRYKVLPDLPHPGTLSASPISIRQDPPRRVSSPVKAPPPDSETESDSSSGPPQRQGTTHRQDSRSRYRATPLVAVEPQVEPPKWKAPSVTMSNHAKERSGSESEASYASVPRQEFADSGGSSSRRSKNSYRALPEMQSSPAPVVRQDPPQRGMTPSRPVSDSSESDRAPSPPRRSGSTDVESNHSIPRKANGTVRYGISVKSNPPAYSKTEEPIYSLPPDSIPTPNFGYSSDLNTVSFVKEGSVGLRLVGGNDVGIFVGGVQPNSPAHEQGMKEGDQIMQVNGVDFGHFNREEAAMFLINIKRGEPVDIRTQNKMDIYKKILKSNLGDSFYIRTHFDNEAEGHNSLAFTRGEVFRVVDTMHRGKLGKWLAIRMGNDLHELDKGTIPNQAGAETLASIEQAQRASGGGGDRQVSGPRAEFWKLRGLRGAKKNVRRTRDDLLQLTIQGKFPAYERVLLREANFKRPIVILGPLNDVAMEKLAREMPDEYEVAEMVPRSSGADTASTVIKLDTVRRIAEKNKHPLLDITPTAVERLNYIQYHPMVLFLDPHSRKDVKAMRQRMCPNSNKSSRRLYAQALKMRKHCGHLFAARIALQPSSNVWYETLKDKIRHQQAKPVWVSEVTLEGGGEEELDALDRTHSDYLSAASDLEDTDGEAFTDGEVYTDNEDLEEPFDSSNQPRMSRPNALARSSEPAAEYHSPDPSPEPLGEVPPLMHVPEPRSTRRPSDSSPHDVVTDDTPSYHSFSDSDFSAIDPAVPTTQSDEHPDFIAPDPRIFVPEPPSAELLPESPPSITMSVIEKKLQQAHMAEPQERKASPSFIVLAHHQAVQTRRTQIQGSDSSDDNNETEDFEWGPATEL
- the LOC106613722 gene encoding tight junction protein ZO-3 isoform X1 — encoded protein: MNLKQALKQVSYSVTPPKPEMEELMIWEQHTITLSKDSKMGFGFAISGGRDKPNPDSGGTAVMVSDVVRNGPAMGRLFVRDQIVMVNGVSMENVYSTFTIQNLKSCGKTANITVKRPRKVQLPASTRPSRAASHSNLLDQDPPRRIRRYSDGSDQARNPDHYSARSTTSDRNGTAHALPLMSGYKRLPHQDFLDKPIKTTLLKKKLTDEYGLKLGSQIFIKHMTETGLAAKEGTLQEGDLILKINGMTTENLSLLETKHLVEKSRGKLTMMVLRDDRKFLVSIPEVDDSDPNSEEDRRGNSSSELEDISDLDTDIPTPRNRVSRSATRERRTRRRAEQPLVAKSRDQSPVHSTLSRPAAKAYPSRRAPSESESDRSASPPLVRKESPDIADKYRTLSGLSMLPNPKASPAVLDWAAPRPSRPSSALRTRKVVSESDSDRSASPPPRRGESSRVTEDHSRYKVLPDLPHPGTLSASPISIRQDPPRRVSSPVKAPPPDSETESDSSSGPPQRQGTTHRQDSRSRYRATPLVAVEPQVEPPKWKAPSVTMSNHAKERSGSESEASYASVPRQEFADSGGSSSRRSKNSYRALPEMQSSPAPVVRQDPPQRGMTPSRPVSDSSESDRAPSPPRRSGSTDVESNHSIPRKANGTVRYGISVKSNPPAYSKTEEPIYSLPPDSIPTPNFGYSSDLNTVSFVKEGSVGLRLVGGNDVGIFVGGVQPNSPAHEQGMKEGDQIMQVNGVDFGHFNREEAAMFLINIKRGEPVDIRTQNKMDIYKKILKSNLGDSFYIRTHFDNEAEGHNSLAFTRGEVFRVVDTMHRGKLGKWLAIRMGNDLHELDKGTIPNQAGAETLASIEQAQRASGGGGDRQVSGPRAEFWKLRGLRGAKKNVRRTRDDLLQLTIQGKFPAYERVLLREANFKRPIVILGPLNDVAMEKLAREMPDEYEVAEMVPRSSGADTASTVIKLDTVRRIAEKNKHPLLDITPTAVERLNYIQYHPMVLFLDPHSRKDVKAMRQRMCPNSNKSSRRLYAQALKMRKHCGHLFAARIALQPSSNVWYETLKDKIRHQQAKPVWVSEVTLEGGGEEELDALDRTHSDYLSAASDLEDTDGEAFTDGEVYTDNEDLEEPFDSSNQPRMSRPNALARSSEPAAEYHSPDPSPEPLGEVPPLMHVPEPRSTRRPSDSSPHDVVTDDTPSYHSFSDSDFSAIDPAVPTTQSDEHPDFIAPDPRIFVPEPPSAELLPESPPSITMSVIEKKLQQAHMAEPQERKASPSFIVLAHHQAVQTRRTQIQGSDSSDDNNETEDFEWGPATEL